A region of Mesorhizobium sp. M3A.F.Ca.ET.080.04.2.1 DNA encodes the following proteins:
- a CDS encoding extracellular solute-binding protein: MHEKEKDLIDAFLREQVDRRGLIKGLGAMGLAAGTAGVLLNLGQTRALAADFDWQAHKGKTIKLLLNKHPYADAMIADLDNFKQLTGMNVTYDVFPEDVYFDKVTAALSASSPEYDAFMTGAYMTWTYGPAGWITDLNEWIKDPAKTNPKYAWDDFLPGVRNSCAWNGKPGGALGSEDAKQWCIPWGFEQNNITYNKAMFDKAGVKVPGNMDELVAAAAKLTKDVGGGVYGIGVRGSRSWATIHPGFLSAYANFDQKDLNVSADGKLSAAMNTAESKAFHKQWVQMIQESGPKDWSTYTWYQVGTDLGAGASAMIFDADILGYFMNGGSNKMAGQLAFAGFKANPAAKAPTPNIWIWSLSMSNFSKDKDATWYFMQWASGLDHCLFGATKMDFVNPVRQAVWKDEMFREKLNKSYPGYVEMFDASAPGASIKFTAQPLFFDLTTEWAATLQKMVAKEVPVDEGLDKLAESINGQLKEAGLG; the protein is encoded by the coding sequence ATGCATGAGAAAGAGAAAGACCTGATCGATGCGTTCCTGCGCGAACAAGTCGACCGCCGAGGGCTGATCAAGGGGCTGGGCGCCATGGGCCTTGCCGCCGGCACTGCCGGCGTCCTGCTCAATCTTGGACAAACGCGCGCGCTCGCCGCCGATTTCGACTGGCAGGCGCACAAGGGCAAGACGATCAAGCTCCTGCTCAACAAGCATCCCTATGCCGATGCGATGATTGCCGACCTCGACAATTTCAAGCAGCTGACCGGCATGAACGTCACCTACGACGTGTTCCCGGAAGACGTCTATTTCGACAAGGTGACGGCGGCGCTCTCGGCAAGCTCGCCGGAGTACGACGCCTTCATGACCGGCGCTTACATGACCTGGACCTACGGCCCGGCCGGCTGGATCACCGACCTCAACGAATGGATCAAGGATCCGGCCAAGACCAATCCGAAATATGCCTGGGATGACTTCCTGCCCGGCGTCAGGAACTCCTGCGCCTGGAACGGCAAGCCCGGCGGTGCGCTCGGTTCGGAAGACGCCAAGCAGTGGTGCATTCCGTGGGGCTTCGAGCAGAACAACATCACCTACAACAAGGCGATGTTCGACAAGGCCGGTGTCAAGGTTCCCGGCAACATGGACGAACTGGTCGCCGCGGCTGCCAAGCTCACGAAGGATGTCGGTGGCGGCGTCTACGGCATCGGCGTGCGCGGCTCGCGTTCCTGGGCGACCATCCATCCTGGCTTCCTGTCGGCCTATGCCAATTTCGACCAGAAGGACCTCAACGTCTCGGCCGACGGCAAGCTGTCGGCGGCCATGAACACCGCCGAATCCAAGGCCTTCCACAAGCAGTGGGTGCAGATGATCCAGGAGAGCGGTCCGAAGGACTGGTCGACCTACACCTGGTACCAGGTCGGCACCGATCTCGGCGCCGGCGCTTCGGCGATGATCTTCGACGCCGACATCCTCGGCTACTTCATGAATGGCGGCTCCAACAAGATGGCCGGCCAGCTCGCCTTCGCCGGCTTCAAGGCCAATCCGGCCGCCAAGGCGCCGACGCCGAACATCTGGATCTGGTCGCTGTCGATGTCCAACTTCTCCAAGGACAAGGACGCCACCTGGTACTTCATGCAGTGGGCCTCCGGTCTCGATCACTGCCTCTTCGGCGCAACCAAGATGGACTTCGTCAACCCGGTCCGGCAGGCGGTCTGGAAGGACGAGATGTTCCGCGAGAAGCTCAACAAGAGCTATCCTGGTTATGTCGAGATGTTCGACGCTTCCGCGCCAGGCGCCAGCATCAAGTTCACCGCGCAGCCGCTGTTCTTCGATCTCACCACCGAATGGGCGGCGACCCTGCAGAAGATGGTGGCCAAGGAAGTGCCGGTCGACGAAGGGCTCGACAAGCTGGCCGAAAGCATCAACGGCCAGCTCAAGGAGGCCGGTCTCGGCTGA
- a CDS encoding sugar-binding transcriptional regulator — translation MVGFGNGLLRDDETSMAARAAWLHYAGGLTQSEVAKRLGLTSLKAHRLITKANQEGLVKVYIDGEVSECVALEDELSHRYGLDYCEVVPDFDTEDLPLKALGIAGAQFLKREVERGEDTLIGVGHGRTLAACVEYLPRTSADQIRFVSLLGGLTRKFSANPHDVIHRLAERTGAEAYVMPVPMFANTVEDRAVLLGQKGISEVFDLARSADLLLAGIGTAEQEASLVATGMIGKAEMEETRRNGAVGELLGHFFDEAGRPVATTVSSRALALAREDIANRRIVAVAGGKIKVRAIKSVLEGRFLKGLITDERTARSLVEQTPVG, via the coding sequence ATGGTTGGGTTCGGCAACGGCCTCCTGCGCGACGACGAGACCAGCATGGCCGCCCGCGCCGCCTGGCTTCACTACGCCGGCGGCCTGACCCAGTCGGAGGTCGCCAAGCGGCTCGGCCTCACCAGCCTCAAGGCGCATCGCCTCATCACCAAGGCCAACCAGGAAGGCTTGGTGAAGGTCTATATCGACGGCGAGGTGTCGGAATGCGTCGCGCTCGAGGACGAGCTTTCTCACCGCTATGGTCTCGACTACTGCGAGGTTGTGCCGGATTTCGACACCGAGGACCTGCCGCTCAAGGCGCTCGGCATCGCCGGCGCGCAATTCCTCAAGCGCGAAGTCGAGCGCGGCGAGGACACGCTGATCGGCGTCGGCCATGGTCGCACACTCGCGGCTTGCGTCGAGTACCTGCCCCGTACATCCGCGGACCAGATCCGCTTCGTCTCGCTGCTCGGCGGCTTGACGCGCAAATTCTCCGCCAACCCGCACGACGTCATTCATCGGCTGGCTGAACGCACCGGCGCCGAGGCCTATGTCATGCCGGTGCCGATGTTCGCCAACACCGTCGAGGATCGTGCCGTGCTGCTCGGTCAAAAGGGCATCAGCGAGGTCTTCGATCTGGCAAGGTCAGCCGACCTTCTGCTTGCCGGCATCGGCACTGCCGAGCAGGAGGCCTCGCTCGTTGCCACCGGCATGATCGGCAAGGCCGAGATGGAGGAGACCCGGCGCAACGGCGCGGTCGGCGAACTGCTCGGCCACTTCTTCGACGAGGCGGGAAGGCCGGTGGCGACCACGGTTTCCAGCCGCGCGCTGGCGTTGGCGCGCGAGGACATCGCCAACCGCAGGATCGTCGCCGTCGCCGGCGGCAAGATCAAGGTTCGCGCCATCAAGTCAGTGCTGGAGGGGCGCTTTCTCAAGGGCTTGATAACCGACGAGCGGACGGCGCGGTCGCTCGTGGAACAGACGCCGGTCGGGTAG
- a CDS encoding low affinity iron permease family protein, with product MNRLLFLLADFLSRPPGFYLIVAAMAACTLLVPLGLTNVVTYALSVAAIIITGVVLIQNYRDTAAIHAKLDEIVLRLNETENELVGLEHADPEEIKSKLAQLEAEAASK from the coding sequence ATGAACCGCCTTCTATTCCTCTTGGCCGATTTCCTGTCCCGACCGCCGGGCTTCTATCTCATCGTCGCCGCGATGGCCGCGTGCACGCTGCTGGTGCCTCTTGGCCTGACCAACGTCGTCACCTATGCATTGTCGGTGGCCGCCATCATCATCACGGGCGTCGTCCTCATCCAAAACTATCGCGACACGGCTGCGATCCACGCCAAGCTCGACGAGATCGTCCTGCGATTGAATGAAACAGAGAACGAATTGGTCGGTCTGGAGCACGCCGACCCGGAAGAGATAAAGTCGAAACTGGCGCAGCTTGAGGCGGAGGCAGCCTCCAAGTGA
- a CDS encoding heme-binding protein, translating into MLQHDTAWAQAPCPADHDKLLSALKASVKASGGPANGGFETNEWAAIVARDGTVCAVAFSGPSIDAQWPGSRLIAAEKANTANGLSLAQMALSTANLYAGVQPGGPLFGLQATNPVNLAAAFAGEARTFGSVNDPLIGKPIGGVVVFGGGLALYDGKTIVGGLGISGDSSCADHNVAWRVRAALGLDKVPAGVNPNRKDAIVYDLDAGGKSASGWGHPLCAGKEADIAAELGAGVGGSVAK; encoded by the coding sequence TTGCTGCAGCACGATACGGCCTGGGCGCAAGCGCCCTGCCCGGCCGATCACGACAAGTTGCTCTCCGCGCTGAAGGCCAGCGTCAAGGCGAGCGGAGGGCCGGCCAATGGCGGCTTCGAAACAAACGAATGGGCTGCGATCGTGGCTCGCGACGGCACGGTCTGCGCGGTCGCCTTCAGCGGTCCCAGCATCGATGCGCAGTGGCCCGGCAGCCGGCTGATCGCCGCCGAAAAGGCCAACACGGCCAACGGCTTGAGCCTGGCTCAGATGGCTCTGTCGACGGCCAATCTCTATGCTGGCGTCCAGCCGGGCGGCCCGCTCTTCGGCCTGCAGGCAACCAATCCGGTCAACCTGGCGGCGGCCTTTGCCGGCGAGGCCAGGACGTTCGGCAGCGTCAACGATCCGCTGATCGGCAAGCCGATCGGTGGCGTGGTGGTGTTTGGCGGCGGCCTCGCCCTCTATGACGGCAAGACGATCGTCGGCGGTCTTGGCATCAGCGGTGATTCCTCCTGCGCCGATCACAATGTCGCCTGGCGCGTTCGGGCGGCGCTCGGCCTCGACAAGGTTCCGGCCGGCGTCAATCCCAATCGCAAGGACGCCATCGTCTACGACCTCGATGCCGGCGGCAAAAGCGCATCCGGCTGGGGCCATCCGCTGTGCGCGGGCAAGGAGGCCGATATCGCCGCGGAACTGGGGGCTGGAGTCGGGGGCTCCGTTGCCAAATGA
- a CDS encoding methanol/ethanol family PQQ-dependent dehydrogenase: MPQWTEKCLGERRAGDAATARSLPGSRILAVVVLACCPFLTAASQQPAAIPAIAPPASAAPPDDGQWTMPAKNYASTRYSELSEINESNVKNLQVAFTFSTGVNKGQEAAPLVIANTMYIVTPFPNFVYALDLSKPGAPIKWKYEPNPEPAAQGVACCDVVNRGAAFSDGRIFFNTLDGHTIALDANTGKPIWNTHIGNINMGETITMAPLVVKGKVLVGNSGGEMGVRGWVKALDAGDGHVVWTAFGTGPDKDVLIGPDFKPHYDVDKGKDLGVTTWPPEAWKIGGGNMWGWISYDPDLDLIFHGTGNPGPWNPDLRPGDNKWTAGIFARDPDTGAAKWFYQWTPHDLHDYDGINEQILLDMNWQGKPRKVLVRPERNGYLYVLDRATGEVLSATPYGPVNSSKGVDLKSGRLIENPDKKTGTGKVVRNICPTASGAKDWQPSAFSPKTGLIYIPHNNLCMDEEGVEVNYIAGTPYVGMNVRMIPGPGGNRGAFTAWDIATAKPAWSLKENFPVWSGAVATAGNVVFYGTMEGWFKAVNAETGDLLWQFKTSSGIIGQPITYRGPDGHQYVAILSGVGGWAGAIVSGDLDPRDATAALGFVNVMKDLKNVTTPGGTLYVFRLP, from the coding sequence ATGCCGCAATGGACAGAGAAGTGCCTTGGCGAGCGGCGAGCTGGCGACGCTGCGACAGCGCGCAGCCTTCCTGGATCGAGGATCCTTGCTGTCGTCGTGCTGGCCTGCTGCCCGTTCCTGACCGCCGCATCGCAGCAGCCCGCCGCGATACCGGCGATAGCGCCGCCGGCATCGGCCGCGCCGCCCGATGACGGGCAATGGACGATGCCGGCCAAGAACTATGCCTCGACCCGCTACAGCGAGCTTTCGGAAATCAACGAAAGCAACGTCAAGAACCTGCAGGTCGCCTTCACCTTTTCGACCGGCGTGAACAAGGGCCAGGAAGCGGCGCCACTGGTCATCGCCAACACGATGTACATCGTGACGCCGTTTCCCAACTTCGTTTACGCGCTCGACCTTTCCAAGCCCGGCGCGCCGATAAAATGGAAGTACGAGCCCAACCCCGAACCTGCGGCGCAAGGCGTTGCCTGCTGCGACGTTGTCAACCGGGGCGCGGCCTTTTCCGACGGACGCATATTCTTCAATACGCTGGACGGCCACACGATCGCCCTCGACGCCAACACCGGCAAACCGATCTGGAACACGCATATCGGCAACATCAACATGGGCGAGACCATCACCATGGCGCCTCTGGTGGTGAAGGGCAAAGTGCTGGTCGGCAACTCGGGTGGCGAGATGGGCGTGCGCGGCTGGGTCAAGGCGCTCGATGCCGGCGACGGTCATGTCGTCTGGACGGCCTTCGGCACCGGCCCAGACAAGGATGTGCTGATCGGGCCCGATTTCAAGCCGCATTACGACGTGGACAAAGGCAAGGACCTAGGCGTCACCACATGGCCGCCGGAGGCGTGGAAGATCGGCGGCGGCAATATGTGGGGCTGGATCTCCTACGACCCCGACCTCGACCTGATCTTCCACGGCACCGGCAATCCCGGGCCATGGAATCCGGACCTGCGGCCGGGCGACAACAAGTGGACGGCAGGAATATTCGCGCGCGATCCCGACACCGGTGCGGCGAAATGGTTCTATCAGTGGACCCCGCACGACCTTCACGATTACGACGGCATCAACGAACAGATCCTGCTCGACATGAATTGGCAGGGCAAGCCGCGCAAGGTGCTGGTCCGGCCCGAGCGCAACGGCTACCTCTATGTTCTGGATCGGGCCACCGGTGAGGTCCTCTCGGCGACGCCTTATGGGCCGGTCAATTCCAGCAAGGGCGTCGATCTCAAGTCCGGCCGCCTGATCGAAAACCCCGACAAGAAGACGGGCACCGGCAAGGTTGTGCGCAACATCTGCCCGACCGCCTCCGGCGCGAAGGACTGGCAGCCTTCGGCATTCTCGCCGAAGACCGGCCTCATCTACATCCCGCACAACAATTTGTGCATGGACGAAGAGGGCGTCGAGGTGAACTACATCGCCGGCACGCCCTATGTCGGCATGAACGTGCGCATGATCCCGGGGCCCGGCGGCAATCGCGGCGCCTTCACCGCCTGGGACATAGCCACTGCGAAGCCGGCCTGGAGCCTGAAGGAGAATTTCCCGGTATGGAGCGGTGCCGTCGCCACGGCCGGCAACGTCGTCTTCTACGGAACCATGGAAGGCTGGTTCAAGGCGGTCAACGCCGAGACCGGCGATCTGCTTTGGCAGTTCAAGACCTCGTCCGGCATCATCGGCCAGCCCATCACCTATCGCGGTCCCGACGGGCATCAGTATGTCGCGATCCTGTCGGGCGTCGGCGGCTGGGCCGGCGCCATCGTCTCGGGCGACCTCGACCCGCGCGACGCAACGGCTGCGCTGGGTTTCGTCAACGTGATGAAGGACCTGAAAAATGTGACCACGCCGGGAGGCACGCTCTATGTGTTCCGGCTGCCCTGA
- a CDS encoding substrate-binding domain-containing protein, whose protein sequence is MCSGCPDAFGLSLRRRKAFQRLMAWVAALALLLAAAAAEARELRVCADPNNMPFSNTAGQGFENKIASIVAAELGASLTYTWWAQRRGFVRNTLKAGLCDLVLGTPANVEMLRTTTPYYRSSYVFVTRQDGPDISSFNDPRLRDIRIGVQLIGDDGANSPPVQALGRRGIVGRLVGYPVYGDYSAPNPPARIVEAVAGGEIDLAVVWGPLAGYFAAKQKVPLRIRPVAPRIDGPLLPMVYDISMGVRREDDRLRGEVDAALSKHKTEIDAVLAQYGVPRLDAAGSPVR, encoded by the coding sequence ATGTGTTCCGGCTGCCCTGATGCGTTCGGCCTGAGCTTGCGCCGGCGAAAGGCGTTCCAGCGCCTCATGGCCTGGGTCGCGGCGCTTGCCCTGCTGCTTGCGGCGGCTGCTGCCGAAGCGCGCGAGCTCAGGGTCTGCGCCGATCCAAACAACATGCCCTTTTCCAACACGGCCGGCCAGGGCTTCGAGAACAAGATTGCGAGTATCGTCGCCGCCGAACTCGGCGCCAGCCTGACCTACACATGGTGGGCACAGCGACGCGGTTTCGTCCGCAACACGCTGAAGGCCGGGCTCTGCGATCTCGTGCTTGGCACGCCGGCCAATGTTGAAATGCTGCGCACCACCACGCCCTACTACCGCTCCTCCTACGTCTTCGTGACAAGACAGGACGGCCCGGATATCTCGTCATTCAACGACCCGCGCCTGCGTGACATTCGCATCGGCGTTCAGCTCATCGGCGACGACGGCGCCAACTCGCCGCCGGTCCAGGCGCTCGGCCGCCGCGGCATCGTCGGCCGTCTGGTCGGCTATCCCGTCTATGGCGACTATTCCGCCCCCAATCCTCCGGCGCGGATCGTCGAGGCGGTGGCCGGCGGCGAGATCGATCTCGCGGTCGTGTGGGGACCGCTCGCCGGTTATTTCGCCGCGAAACAGAAGGTGCCGCTCAGGATCAGGCCGGTCGCGCCCCGCATCGACGGACCTCTGCTGCCGATGGTCTATGACATCTCCATGGGCGTCCGGCGCGAAGACGACCGTCTGCGCGGCGAGGTCGATGCCGCGCTATCCAAGCACAAGACGGAGATCGACGCGGTGCTGGCGCAGTATGGCGTTCCCCGCCTCGATGCCGCCGGGAGCCCGGTGCGATGA
- a CDS encoding c-type cytochrome translates to MKPGLAMLLCASLVLAACQREERDTRPQSSLGSGEQPTPVTTLEPGGGRPSPSDNKAAGFEANAFHLSEGKRLFGWFNCSGCHSNGGGGMGPALMDEKWVYGSSMESIHATIRDGRPNGMPAFRDKIPDDQIWELAAFVRSLSGKAPSSAAPSRNDDMMVHPSENRLPDAATLGKSP, encoded by the coding sequence ATGAAGCCCGGCCTCGCCATGCTGCTGTGCGCGTCTCTGGTGCTCGCCGCTTGCCAGCGCGAGGAGCGGGACACCCGACCGCAATCCTCGCTCGGGTCCGGCGAGCAGCCGACGCCGGTGACGACGCTGGAACCGGGCGGCGGACGGCCCTCGCCCAGCGACAACAAGGCCGCCGGTTTCGAGGCGAACGCCTTTCACCTCAGCGAAGGCAAGCGGCTGTTCGGTTGGTTCAACTGTTCGGGATGCCACTCCAATGGCGGCGGCGGCATGGGACCGGCGCTGATGGACGAAAAGTGGGTCTATGGCAGCTCGATGGAAAGCATCCACGCCACCATCCGCGACGGACGGCCGAACGGCATGCCGGCTTTCCGCGACAAGATCCCCGACGACCAGATCTGGGAGCTTGCCGCCTTCGTGCGTTCGCTGAGCGGCAAGGCGCCCTCTTCAGCCGCGCCGTCGCGCAATGACGACATGATGGTGCATCCGTCGGAAAACCGCCTGCCGGATGCCGCAACATTGGGGAAATCGCCGTGA